A genomic region of Roseateles amylovorans contains the following coding sequences:
- a CDS encoding SapC family protein produces MSNPPMYGNLVPLDRTQHKNLRMSTVKSSLDRIAGLNSLFVAVAEFSDACKDFPVVFVRVGAAVEGQRQAVAPLAVFGLKPGSNLFIKDGLWTGRYLPAYIRRYPFAMARIDDGENMALCIDDAWDGFSQTDGAPLFDDKGEATELLLNAKNFCEEFEREADRTRQACDVLQDLNLLQDMRFEATMSSGEKLDVDGFMTINEKALAELPDDKVLELHRNGLLELITMHRVSLGHMSRLATQYQPVA; encoded by the coding sequence ATGAGCAACCCCCCGATGTATGGCAATCTGGTCCCGCTGGACCGCACGCAGCACAAGAACCTGCGCATGAGCACCGTGAAGTCCTCGCTGGACCGCATCGCGGGGCTGAATTCGCTGTTCGTGGCGGTGGCCGAGTTTTCCGACGCCTGCAAGGATTTCCCGGTGGTGTTCGTGCGCGTGGGCGCGGCCGTGGAGGGCCAGCGTCAGGCGGTGGCACCGCTGGCCGTGTTCGGCCTCAAGCCAGGCAGCAACCTGTTCATCAAGGACGGCCTGTGGACCGGTCGCTACCTGCCGGCCTACATCCGCCGCTACCCGTTCGCGATGGCCCGCATCGACGACGGCGAAAACATGGCACTGTGCATCGACGACGCCTGGGACGGTTTCTCGCAGACCGACGGCGCGCCGCTGTTCGACGACAAGGGCGAAGCGACCGAGCTGCTGCTCAACGCCAAGAATTTCTGTGAGGAGTTCGAGCGCGAAGCCGACCGCACCCGCCAGGCCTGCGATGTGCTGCAAGACCTGAACCTGCTGCAGGACATGCGCTTCGAGGCGACCATGAGCAGCGGCGAGAAGCTGGACGTGGATGGTTTCATGACCATCAATGAAAAGGCCCTGGCCGAGCTGCCGGACGACAAGGTGCTGGAACTGCACCGCAACGGCCTGCTGGAGCTGATCACGATGCATCGCGTGTCGCTGGGTCACATGTCTCGCCTGGCCACCCAGTACCAGCCGGTGGCCTGA
- a CDS encoding hemolysin family protein: MDTALVLFLILLNGLFAMSEMALTASRKARLQVMVESGEGGAQAAMDLHENPTKFLSTVQIGITSIGVLNGIVGEAAFSGPLADVLRANTPLSARASDYTATGLVVLVLTFVTIIFGELVPKRLGQMFPENVARLVAPPMEIMSLITRPFVKLLSFCTEFTLKLLGMGGRANRLVTEEEIAASLDEGRDAGVIEEHEHQMVRNVFRLDERQIGSMMIPRAEIAWLDITDRPDQVLQILRAHGYSRYPVCRGGLHDVVGVLSAQNLLARALAGESLDLAQGLDAPVYVPETLSGMELLAHMRGAETPLVFVVDEYGEVQGVVAMRDVLEAIAGEFNSSDGADAWAVQRADGSWLMDGLIPVTELKDRLDLKELPEEDRGRYNTLAGMVMLLLGRLPRTADVVEWDAWRFEVVDLDGKRVDKVLVSRLADDGVSE; encoded by the coding sequence ATGGATACCGCCCTAGTTCTCTTTCTCATCCTGCTCAACGGTCTGTTCGCCATGTCGGAGATGGCCCTTACGGCGTCCCGCAAGGCACGTTTGCAAGTCATGGTGGAGAGCGGCGAAGGCGGCGCGCAGGCCGCCATGGACCTGCACGAGAACCCCACCAAGTTCCTCTCGACGGTGCAGATCGGCATCACGTCCATCGGCGTGCTCAACGGCATCGTCGGTGAAGCGGCGTTTTCCGGCCCGCTGGCTGATGTGCTGCGCGCCAACACGCCGCTGAGTGCCCGGGCGTCCGACTACACCGCCACCGGCCTGGTGGTGCTGGTGCTGACCTTCGTGACCATCATCTTCGGCGAGCTGGTGCCCAAGCGCCTGGGCCAGATGTTCCCGGAGAACGTCGCCCGCCTGGTCGCGCCGCCGATGGAGATCATGTCGCTGATCACCCGGCCGTTCGTCAAGCTGCTGAGCTTCTGCACCGAATTCACCCTCAAGCTGCTGGGCATGGGCGGCCGCGCCAACCGGCTGGTGACCGAAGAAGAAATCGCTGCCAGCCTGGATGAAGGCCGCGATGCCGGTGTGATCGAGGAACACGAGCACCAGATGGTGCGCAACGTCTTCCGGCTCGACGAGCGTCAGATCGGCTCGATGATGATCCCGCGCGCGGAAATCGCCTGGCTGGACATCACCGATCGCCCCGACCAGGTGCTGCAGATTCTGCGGGCGCACGGCTACAGCCGGTATCCGGTGTGCCGCGGCGGGCTTCACGATGTGGTGGGCGTGCTCAGCGCGCAGAATCTGCTGGCCCGCGCACTGGCGGGCGAATCGCTGGATCTGGCCCAGGGGCTTGACGCGCCGGTGTATGTACCTGAGACGCTGTCCGGCATGGAACTGCTGGCCCATATGCGGGGCGCTGAGACACCGCTGGTGTTCGTGGTGGATGAATATGGCGAAGTGCAGGGCGTGGTCGCCATGCGCGATGTGCTGGAGGCGATCGCGGGCGAGTTCAACTCGTCCGACGGCGCGGATGCCTGGGCGGTGCAGCGTGCGGACGGCAGCTGGCTGATGGACGGCCTGATCCCGGTGACCGAGCTGAAGGACCGCCTCGACTTGAAGGAACTGCCCGAGGAAGACCGCGGGCGCTACAACACGCTGGCCGGCATGGTCATGCTGCTGCTGGGGCGCCTGCCGCGTACGGCCGATGTGGTGGAGTGGGACGCGTGGAGATTCGAGGTGGTTGACCTCGACGGCAAGCGTGTGGACAAGGTGCTGGTCTCGAGACTGGCCGATGATGGAGTGAGTGAATGA
- a CDS encoding symmetrical bis(5'-nucleosyl)-tetraphosphatase, whose amino-acid sequence MHYLIGDLQGCCDALARLLEKIDFSPSRDRIYLLGDLVNRGPDSLTTLRRLHSLGDAAQCLLGNHDLHLLATAAGVRAPHKSDTLDAILQAPDREPLLDWVRHQRLAIRAQGWLMVHAGVVPQWDADQVLALADEVHTLLRSPDLADFLPQMYGNEPDRWSEDLTGVPRLRFIINVLTRIRFCSAKGRLDFKTKEGLGLAPDGYLPWFDVPGRRTAGHPIAFGHWSTLGLVQRDDLLALDTGCVWGGQLTAARVLDGQVQEILQVPCTQAKKPGMD is encoded by the coding sequence ATGCATTACCTGATCGGCGATTTGCAAGGCTGTTGCGACGCACTGGCCCGACTGCTCGAGAAGATCGACTTCTCTCCCTCCCGCGACCGCATCTACCTGCTGGGCGATCTGGTGAACCGGGGTCCGGATTCCCTCACCACGCTGCGGCGGCTGCATTCACTGGGCGATGCCGCCCAGTGTTTGCTGGGCAATCATGATCTCCACCTGCTGGCCACCGCCGCCGGCGTGCGCGCCCCCCACAAGAGCGACACGCTGGACGCGATCCTGCAGGCGCCCGACCGCGAGCCGCTGCTGGACTGGGTGCGTCACCAGCGGCTGGCGATACGTGCGCAGGGATGGCTGATGGTGCATGCGGGCGTCGTGCCGCAATGGGATGCCGACCAAGTGCTGGCGCTGGCGGACGAGGTCCACACCCTGCTCCGCAGCCCGGACCTGGCCGACTTCCTGCCGCAGATGTACGGCAACGAGCCCGACCGCTGGAGCGAGGACCTCACCGGCGTGCCCCGCTTGCGCTTCATCATCAATGTGCTGACCCGCATCCGGTTCTGCAGCGCCAAGGGCAGGCTGGACTTCAAGACCAAAGAAGGCCTGGGCCTGGCGCCCGACGGCTATCTGCCCTGGTTCGATGTGCCGGGGCGCCGCACCGCGGGCCATCCGATCGCCTTCGGTCACTGGTCGACGCTGGGCCTGGTTCAGCGCGACGACCTGCTCGCGCTGGACACCGGCTGCGTGTGGGGCGGTCAACTGACCGCCGCGCGGGTGCTGGACGGACAGGTGCAGGAGATCCTTCAGGTGCCGTGCACCCAGGCCAAGAAGCCGGGGATGGATTGA